The Sphingobacteriales bacterium nucleotide sequence AGCCAATAATACAAAGCATCATATAAATTCATGAGTACAGCAAAAGTTGAGAAGGAAACGCCATTAATGCAACAGTTTAATAAGATTAAACAAAAATATCCTGATGCTATTTTATTATTTAGAGTAGGTGATTTCTACGAAACTTTTGGCTCAGATGCAGTAAAGGCAGCAGATGTTTTGGGTATTGTGCTTACCAAACGCGCCAATGGTTCTCAAAAAGATTTAGAATTAGCAGGATTTCCTTTTCATGCTGTAGATACTTATTTACCTAAGTTAGTAAAAGCAGGTTATCGTGTAGCTATCTGTGAGCAACTCGAAGACCCTAAATCTACTAAAGGTATTGTAAAAAGAGGCGTTACTGAGTTGATAACGCCAGGCGTTACCATCAATGATAAAATATTAGACCATAAGAGTAATAATTTTTTAGCTTCAGTATTTTATGAAAATGAGCAAGTAGGTGTTGCATTTTTAGATATATCTACTGGTGAGTTTTTTGTAGCACAAGGCAATGTAGATTATTTAGACAAACTATTGCAAAGCTACACACCATCAGAAGTTGTTTTTCCAAAACATCAACAGAAAAAGTTTAATGCAAACTATGCCAATAAATACCATATCTACGCCATTGATGATTGGGTATATCAAGATGATTTTTTAGAGAAAAAACTATTGCAACATTTTCAAGTACAAACGCTCAAAGGCTTTGGTTTAGATAATATCCCAATTGGCATCAAAGCAGCTGGCGCATGTTTGCATTATTTGAATGAAGCTGAGCATAAATCTTTAGAACACATTACGCAGATAAATAGAATTGAGAACAACAATTATGTTTGGCTAGATAGATTTACAGCACGCAACTTAGAACTAATACATACCATGCACGAAAATGGCGTGTCTTTGTTAAATGTTTTAGATAAAACTGTTGCGCCAATGGGCAGCAGAATGATGAAGCGTTGGATAGCCATGCCTTTGAAAAATAAATCATCAATAGATGAAAGATTAAATGCTGTAGAATTTTTAATAAAGGAACAAGAAATTGCTCATCAATTAATTCAAAATATTAAGATAATCGGAGATTTAGAAAGAATCATTTCTAAAGTTTCTTTATCTAAAATATCGCCACGCGAGCTTAATCAACTTAAAAAAGCATTGTTTGCCATTGAAGATATTAAGAATACATGTACGCAAACAAAGCATATCACATTAAATAAAATTGGTGAGCAAATCAATCTATGTACTTCAGTAAAAGAAAAGATTGATAGTACGATTGAGGAACAAGCACCAGTTGCTATTCAGAAAGGAAATACAATAAAGAATGGCGTGTCTAAAGAATTGGATGAGCTACGTGTTATATCTACTTCAGGTAAAGATTATCTTACACAATTACAAAATTCTGAAATAGAAAAAACAGGAATATCTTCTTTGAAAATTGGTTTTAATAATGTGTTTGGATATTTTTTAGAAGTAAGAAACACACATAAAGATAAAGTGCCAACAGAATGGATACGCAAGCAAACATTGGTAAATGCAGAAAGATACATTACACCAGAATTGAAAATTTATGAAGAAAAAATTTTAGGAGCAGAAGAGAAAATATTAAATATTGAAGAAGCTATTTTTAATGAATTGGTGCAATACATTAGTGATTATGTAAAAGTAATACAACTTAATGCATATCTCATTGCACAATTAGATTGTTTGTTGTCATTTGCACATATTGCTCAAAAAAATAATTATAGAAAACCTAATATTAATGATGATAATACTTTAAAGATTAAAGAAGGTAGGCATCCAGTTATTGAGCAACAATTACCTTTGGGCGAACAATATATTCCAAATGATGTGTTTTTGGATAATGATTCACAACAAATTATTATCATCACTGGACCAAATATGAGTGGAAAATCAGCGATACTCAGGCAGACAGCATTGATAGTTTTGATGGCACAAATGGGAAGTTTTGTGCCTGCACAATTTGCAGAAATTGGCATTATAGATAAATTGTTTACTAGAGTAGGTGCAAGTGATAATCTATCTTTGGGCGAATCTACATTTATGGTAGAAATGATAGAAACAGCAAGTATTATTAATAATATCACAGAAAAAAGCTTGGTGTTGCTAGATGAAATCGGTCGTGGTACATCTACGTATGATGGTATTTCTATTGCTTGGAGTTTAGTAGAATATCTTCATAATAATAAGATTGCAAAACCTAAAACTATGTTTGCAACACATTACCATGAGTTGAATGAATTAGCTGATAAATTTGAACGTATCAAAAATTATAATGTTGCAGTACAAGAATCGAATAATAAGGTTGTTTTTCTAAGGAAATTGGTAGAAGGTGGAAGTGGACATAGTTTTGGTATACATGTAGCAAAAATGGCTGGTTTGCCAAATAGTATCATCAATAGAGCAAATGAAATTTTACTTGAATTAGAAAATAATAGAAATATATCTTCTGATATTTCTCAAACATTAAAGAAACTACCAGAAAATCAGAATTTCCAATTGAATATGTTTTCGATGGATGATCCACGATTATTGAAACTCAAAGAAGTAATAGAAAAAGTTGATATCAATTCAATTACACCAGTTGAAGCTTTACTTAAGCTAAATGAATTGAGAAAATTACTTTAATAAAAATATGATGTATTTATTTTAATACTTTTTCGAAAGCTTTTCTTGCAGAACCATTAAAGAATACTTCGCCACAATAAGTATAGCCTAGTTTATCTAATATTTTTAGCATAGGAATATTATCGAAATTGGTGTCCACTTTTATACTAAAAATATTGTTGTTTAGAGCCATTGCTTCAATTAAACCAAAGAGTTTAGTAGCAACACCTTTTCCTTTTACTGAGTTTGCAGTAGCCACACGATGAATAACTACATATTTTTCGTTGCTTAGCCATTGTCCAACTATATTATTGTATGCTGGTTCTATATCAAATATTATTGCAGCATAGGCAATAATTGTGACATCTTCAACAACTACATAGCCATTGTTATTTTCAATGTCGTTATATATTGTTTGCTGATTTGGATAGCCATTTTGCCATTGTTCACTTCCATCTAACCGTCTTTGTTCAATTGCCTGTTGAAGAATTTCCCAAATTTTGTCAGCATCAGCATGACTTGCTTTTCTGAGTTGCATTTTTAAACGAATTATTTTAATCTAAATGTAAATTTAGATATTTGTATTTATTCTTTTTTTTAATTTATTGTTTAGTTCAGATTTTTGTTTTAAATTTGTAACCATTGTATAAGGTTGTATAACTTAGAATATGAGTGAATATTTAACATTGTCAGAAACAGCAGAACTGCTTGGTAAAAACAAGGAAACATTAAGGCGTTGGGATAGAGAAGGTAAATTATCTGCATTTCGCGAACCTATCAGCAATTATCGAGTGTATAAAAAAGTAGATGTAGAAGCAGTGTTTGCTGACTTTTTTTAAGAAAGATTTTGTAGAAACAATTTCAAACTATGTGAAACCAAATTATGAATATAAAGTCTTGGAGTTATTTGCAGGTGCAGGTGGTTTAGCTATTGGTATAGAAATGGCAGGTTTGAATTGTGTTGCACTAAATGAGATTGATAAATTTGCTTGTCAGACTTTGAGGAAAAACCGACCTGTTTGGAATGTTTTAGAAGGTGATATTAAGAATTTTGATTTTTCGGAATATAATGGAGAAGTTGATGTTATTACTGGTGGATTTCCATGTCAGGCATTTAGTTACGCAGGAAAAAAATTAGGTTTTGCTGATGCGCGTGGAACACTTTTTTATGAGTTTGCAAGAGTTGTAAAAGAGGTAAATCCTCCAATTTGTATTGGTGAAAATGTTCGTGGATTATTGAGTCACGAAAATGGAAAAACATTGCAAGGAATGATTTCTATATTAGATGAAATAGGTTATAATGTAGTTCCTGTTCAAGTTTTGAAAGCTATAAATTATAAAGTACCACAGAAACGTGAGCGTCTAATTTTGGTCGGAATAAGAAAAGATATTGATATAAAATATAATTATCCAGAACCATATAAGAAAATATATTTTTTAAAAGATGCTTTGAAAAAAGGAGAGTTGTTTGATACAAATGTTCCAAAATCAAATGGTGCAAAATATCCACAAAGTAAAAAAGATGTTTTGGATTTAGTACCACCTAAAGGTTATTGGCGTGATTTGCCTTTGGATATTCAGAAAGAATTTATGGGTGGAAGTTTCTATTTAGGTGGCGGAAAAACAGGAATTGCACGAAGAATTGGTTGGGACGAGCCTTGTTTGACCTTAACTTGCAGTCCTGCACAAAAACAAACAGAACGTTGCCATCCTGAAGAAACACGACCATTTACGGTAAGAGAATATGCAAGAATACAGACTTTCCCAGATGATTGGCAATTTGTTGGCTCTTTAGCTCAACAATATAAACAAATAGGAAATGCTGTTCCAGTTAATTTAGGTCGAGAAATAGGCTATTCAATTGTTAAGTTTTTAAATGATTATTATAGCTTGTCAAATCCTAAATAATAGCTGTAATTCTCAAACGTAATTTGATCAATGATTGAACGTTTGGATTTTTCGATTTCAGTAGTTATTTCCTCCAAAGCTGAATTTTCTTTTACTTTGTTTTCATCTTTTGCTAATTTTAAATAGTCATTAATTGCTGTTGGTAATGCTTTATATAGTTGAAAAAGTGCATCATCTTGTTTGGTAAGTAATGCGTAAAATTGGTCACCAGAAATTTTATAAACACGACTATGGCTATATTCTTTACCATTTATTTCACCTTTCCAATGTTCGTTAAAACTTCCTTTTGCTAGTATTTGAACCCAATAACATTTGGCTTTCTTATTATCGTCTGCATAACGAGCTAATTTTTGAAATAATGCTTCAGCAGAACTACTATTCATAGTGTTATGCTTGTTTTTAATATCAGCAAAAAGTGTATTGTCAGTTGCTTTAATATCAAAACCACTCATATTGCCAACTTCATAGCCATTTATTCCACCTAAAATTTGTTCATGAAATGTTCCTATTGAATTGTTTATTGATTTATCTATCTGACGAAGAATTTCAGATTGGATTAAGTTATTTTCACTAATGCTGTTAAACTTTGCATCAAAAGTCAATTTGATAATATCTATTTTATTACTATAAAAACTCTTTTTTGATATATTATTTTTAGCTTTCAAATAAGCTTTGTGTAAATTCTCAATGGAATACAACAAATGTTCATCTGAGATAAAATTCACATATTTATTTGCCATTTTTTTATTCTTGTCCAATTTATTATAAAGTTATAAATAATTTTTATTTTCTAAAGAAAAGCTTTGGATTTTTGCTAAAGTAGTAATGCTTGACTTTGCTATATATCTAATATAGAACTTTTAGGATTGTCTATATTATATTGTATTTGTATCTTTTGTCCAATGCTATAGTTAATTGTACCATTGACTAATAACTCATTTGTTCTTGTGTATTTTATGTTGTTTATATAGTATTCGTATGTAATGATGCTGATAGTATTTGTATCTATTTTTCTTTTTGTAGGTTCTATATTAATGATAGTAGCCTCAATTGATTTTGTTTGTATAGAATCATTAAACTTCATGTTGTAAAAATGACCAATAAATGTTGTTGGCTCTCTTGTATTGTATACAATCTCAATTTGTTCATTTACTTGGAACTGACTACTTGGAGCACTTGTTCTGTCTAGATATTTTTTATCATCTACAAAATATTCAATAGAAACAAAATTGCCAATATCATTTTTAAAACCACAATACAATATGGTAGCATAAGTAGTAGCACCATTGTCTAAGATTTTATGTTCTTTGTCTTTTTTATTTGTATTTGCATAAAATATTATAAGTGAAAAAAGAAGAACAATTACAGCTATTGTTATGATAATATTTACGATATTTTTCATGTGCTATTTGTTTATTTGTTCCAAGTCAGGTGCGCAAAGTTGTTGTGTAATGAATACTTTGACTTTGTTTTTATTATTATAATTACTGTCAATGCTAAAAATGAGCAGTTTACTTTGTGTAGCTAATATACGAAAAATGAATTAAAATGCAATAAAACACAATCTGTTAAATAGTATTAAGAGTATATAGAATCAGTCTATCTTTTGTATCTTGCTGTTTTTATATTTAATATTATTAATGAAATATAGTTTTGTTATATTATGTATGATATTTCTTAGTGCTTGTAGGACAATAAATACAAAAACAGAAATCATACATAATATTGTCGATTTTAATGGATACAAAAAATACATTGAAGAACAAAAAGATGTTTTACTTTTGGTAAATTTTTGGGCAACTTGGTGTAAGCCATGTGTAGAAGAACTGCCATATTTTATAAAAGCCAATCAAACCTATCAAAACAAAGATTTTAAAATATTATTTGTATCATTAGATAGGGCAGCAGATTTTGAAACAAGAGTGTTGCCATTTGCGCAACAAAAAAAAATGCAAACAGATTTGCTTTTACTCAATGATGTGAAAAATATGAATACTTGGATAAGTGCAATTAACCCAAATTGGACTGGCGCCATTCCTGCAACAATTTTATACCAAAATGGAAAGCAAATTTATTTTCATGAAGGTCAATTATCAGAAAAAGAACTAAATCAACTAATTAATAAATTTTATAAGATGAAAAAAGTACAATAATTTTAATGACATTGTTTGTTGTGTTGAGTGTTGCAGCATGCAAACCAAAAACAGAAAAACAAACAGCAGAAACAAAAACAGCAACAGTAGTGCCAACTGAAGGCTATAAAATTGGTGATGAAGCTACAGATTTTTCGCTTAAAAATATTGATGACAAAATGGTTTCTTTAGCCAATTACCCAGATGCAAAAGGATTTATTGTAATTTTTACTTGTAATCATTGTCCATATGCTATTGCCTATGAAGATAGAATTATTGCATTAGATAAAAAATATAAAGCATTGGGCCATCCAGTTATTGCCACCAATCCCAACGATCCTGAAGCACATGAAGAAGCTAGTTTTGATAAGATGAAAATAAGAGCCAAAGAAAAAGGATTTACATTTCCATATTTGTTTGATGATGGACAAACAATATTTCCACAATATGGTGCTACCAAAACACCACATATCTTTGTGTTAAATAAAGAAAACGGAAAAAATATTGTGAAATATATAGGAGCAATAGATAATAACTATGAGAATGCTGATGATGTAACAGAGAAATATGTAGAAGCAGCAGTAGATGCATTGATTGCAGGACAGCCAATAAAAACAGAAACTACTTTAGCAGTAGGTTGTAGTGTTAAGACAAAATAGATATTGCTTATTTTGCTTTATTGGAAAATAATAGGTGTTTTTATATTATATATAAATTACGCTTGAAAACTTTGTTAGCAGTGTACTTCTGAAATCTGATGTACATTGGGCGTAATATGCAAAAGCATTCACAATTATATTAATAAAAACAAGAAAATGGAAATAATAAACCCAAATGAAATTGGCGTAAAAATTTCAACTTTAATTAAAGAATCAAATGAAAAATTTTATGCAATAACACCATTTGTAAAAATTGCAGACTGGAAAAAGATAATAATTAGCATTGAGCAAGCAAAAAAGAAAAATGTTTCAATTAAGTTTTTCATACGAGAGATTGACCAAGAAAACTATGAGATATTGACAAGTCTTGGAGTTGAAATATTCAAAATTACAGGACTGCATACTAAATTATACTTTAATGAAACAGAAGCAATTATTAGTAGTATGAATTTGTATGAATTCTCAGATTTGCATTCTATTGACATAGCCATTTTATACAAAGACAGAGAAAGTTATAATAAAATTTATAACTATTATCTAAAATACATAAAACCTCATGATACTAAACATTATCTCTCAAAAACGACTGAAAACAATTTGATTAATATTCAAGAGTACTTGGTTGATAGGTTTTCAAACACTAGAATTAGCTTGTCTGGCGACTACTTGTTTTCAAGAAACTTAATACCAAAATTCGACGTATTTATTAGACAAAATGAAATGACATTAAAATTACCAAAGAAACAAGTGACAGAAAATGAAATCGATGAATTAACAACAAATATTGAAACAAATACTAAACACAAAGTCAAATTGAATAATCCAAATGAAAGCTATAAATATTATACTTGGGACATACAACTTGCAGATTTGACAAAATTTGAAATTATAGAACTTATCAGTAATCTTAGTGAGATTTAGTATTACACCCAAATGGCATGGCAGTTGCATAACGTGGTTTTTTATTTATTAGTGGGGTGAAAAATATAAAAGATAACCAAATTTATAAAAATATATCACTAAATCAAATTCATATTTCCCATTATTTACTGCACTAACACCAGTACCACAAATTATATGATTACTTTCGTCTTCTTTTAACCCTTTTATATATCCTTTTATTTTTCCAAATGGTACTTTGCCCTGAAATTTTATTTCTTTCCAATTTGAAAGTATTAATATTGAGTCTTTCTTTATATCACCCATATATACATCACTGAGTCTTAGATATTGTATGTCAAATCCTGTTTTGTTATAGATTTTTATTTGCAATTTCTCGCATTTAGAAATCCTAATTGATGTGAAAAAAAACAATATATAAATTATAATTTTCATTTATCTGTTTGACTTTAGTCTAAATCTATTTTAAATATATAACGCTTATTTAACCAAATTATTGATTTTGTTATCTAATATGTTTTTATGCAAATATTACATGCTTGGCTTTGAAAATATACACAAAATGCCTGTCTTTTCAGACAGGCATTTTTGTGTATTAGCTATAATCAAACAAATGATTAATCTATGTAGTTGTATGCTTCTAAAGTTAAGAACTCTTCAAGTGTATCTTGTAAGCTCATTTTTGTAAATAGTTCTGTTGCTAAATCAAATTTAGAATCTGCATATTTATCGCCTAAAGTAGCTTTGTATGCTTGTTTTTGTTCATCAATTAGTTTTTGAACTAACTCTGCAGTAACTTTTGTTCCATCATCTAATTTTGCATCATCATGGTGTACCCATTGCCATACTTGTGTTCTAGAAATTTCTGCTGTTGCAGCATCTTCCATCAAATTATGAATAGGAACGCAACCATTGCCACGCAACCATGCTTCTAAATATTGTATGCCTACATCGATGTTATTTTTTAATCCACCTAATGTGATAGTACCTACTGGTACTTGCAACAAATCTGCAGCAGACACATTTACATCTTCTCTTTTTACATGGATTTGATTTGGTGTTGGCATGTATTTATTAAATTCATCCATGGCAATTTGTACCAATCCTGGATGTGCTACCCAAGTACCATCGTGTCCAGCTTTTGCTTCTCTTTCTTTATCTGCTCTTACTTTTGCCAATGCTACTTCGTTTGCTTCTGGATTGTCTTTAATTGGAATTTGTGCTGCCATTCCACCCATTGCAAATGCACCACGTTTGTGACATGTTTGTATTACTAATTCTGAGTATGATTTTAAGAAATGCGTAGTCATTGTTACTTGCATTCTATCTGGTACTAAGAATTGTTTGTTTTTTACTGTACGTTTGATGAAAGAGAAAATATAATCCCAACGTCCACAATTTAAACCAGCAGAGTGGTCTCTTAGTTCATATAGTATTTCGTTTAGCTCAAATGTTGCAACGATAGTTTCTATTAATACTGTTGCTTTAATAGTGCCTCTTGGTACGCTTAAATCATCTTCAGCGTCATTAAATATATCATTCCATAATCTTGCTTCTAAATGTGATTCCATTTTTGGAAGATAGAAGTATGTGCCTTTTCCTTGCTCTAATCTTTGTTTTGCATTGTGGAAGAAATATAATGCAAAATCCCAGATACCACCACTTGCTTCTTGACCATCAACGATTACATGCTTTTCTAATAAATGCCATCCACGTGGACGAACAAATAATGCTGCATGTTCTGGATTTAATTTATATTCTTTTCCGTTTGCTTCGTTTACAAATGAAATTGTGCCTTTGTTCGCATCTCTCAAGTTCACTTGTCCTTGGATATTGTTTTCCCAAGTTGGTGCATTTGAGTCTTCAAAGTCTGCCATGAATACTTTAGCACCTGAGTTTAACGCATTGATAATCATTTTTCTATCAACTGGTCCTGTAATTTCTACTCTACGGTCTTGGATATCAGCAGGACAAGGCGCAACAGTCCATTCTGTTTCTCTGATTTCTTTTGTTTCTGGTAAAAAATCAGGTAATTCTCCTGCGTCTAATCTTACTTGTCTGTCTACTCTTTTTTGCAAGAGTTCAAGTCTTCTGCTGTTATATTTTCTTTGTAATTTAACAAAAAATGCTAATGCTTCAGGTGTGATAATTTCTGCCCATTCTGGTTTGTATGCACCTTTAATTTCTACACCTTCTAAAGTTGGATATTGTGCCATGATTTTATTTATTTTTTACGAAGATAATGAATTTATCATGTTTATCAAAACTTGAAGATGTTAAGTGAGTTTTAAACTTGGAAAGATTATAAAATACTATTTTATATTAAGTTTTTGTGGATTTTGACGTGCATCCCAAAATAAGTAAATGATTAATACATTACCTTCTATTTTGAATAACATTATAATTTGTTTGGAAACTAATGCACGCTGTGCATCTATGAATGGCGATACTGGAAAGCTTTTTGGAAATTTTTGTATTCTTTGAATTGTAAGTTGAATGTTAGATATAAATTTATCAATTACATTTTGATTCCAATGTATTCTTAAGTATTCAATAATTTCATCTAAAGATTGTTCTGCTTCTTCAGTAATAATTACTTTCATACTAAATATTTGCTGATAATAGTATTGAATTCTTTTGTGTTATTTTCTTTTGCTTGTTGAATGCTTTTTTGAAGCCTTTTTTTTACTGATTCAGGCATGTCATTGTACCAATTTTCATTTGGATTTAATTCATTTTTCAAAAATGCTTCATAGTTTTGTAAGACTTCCTCATCTTCAATCTTATCAATCAATAAATGCAATTTATCTTTTAAAATTTTTATGTCTGACATATTTAAAATTAAATCTATTTTTTCAAATATACAATAGAAAATACTATTTTATGATTAGTTTGAAACAGATTTCTTTTAATATTTTTGGCGCATGAGTATAGATAAATTTGTTTTGTATTGGATAATTTTTGGAATCATATTGTTTCCTGTTCAATTTTTTATTTCTGCACCTTATGGCCGTCATACTAATAAATCATTTGGATTACTAATTCCAAATAAAATAGGTTGGTTTTTTATGGAATCTTGGGCATTGCTCACTTTTATAATTGTGTATGCAAAGTATTTTAATACAAATATGTATTCCTTGTTTTTTGGTGCAGTTTATGCTTTGCATTATGTAAATAGAGGAATTATCTATCCATTGCGAACAAAAACTGATGGAAAGAAAATTCCGTTGTCTGTTTCATTATCTGCTATGTTGTTTAATTCTGTGAATGCTGCCTTAAATGCATATTTTTTAGGTGTGATTTGCAAATACGCTGATAATTATTTTTTGAAATGGAATTTTATTGTAGGATTGGTGCTTTTTGTTCTTGGTATTTATATTAATAATAAATCTGATAATATGTTGATTGCCTTGCGTAAGCCTGGAGAAACTGGTTATAAAATTCCTAATGGTTTTTTGTTTAAGTATATTTCTTGTCCAAATTTATTTGGAGAAATGGTGGAGTGGTTAGGTTATGCATTAATGACGTTCAATTTAGCTTCTTTATCATTTTTTATTTGGACTGTTGCCAATTTATTGCCACGTGCATATCATCATCATAAATGGTATTTAGAGCATTTTAAAGATTATCCTAAAGAAAGAAAAGCGGTGTTTCCTTTTGTTTTTTAGTTTGCAATGGAATAAAAAATAACAGCCATTTCAAGAATGAAATGGTCGCAACATTAAAACAAACAAACAATATCTATGCCTTTTGCATAAACAGGATAATTACTTCTTATTTTTTATTTGATAAGATTGACTTTTTGAACTTTTTTGCATGAATTTTATTTCATCAACACTCATGCTTTCTGCTTCTTTTACACGAGAATCATAGTTTAAGTTCACATCATTTAATTTTTGTAACTCTTCTGATTTTTCAACTAATCCTTTTTTTGTAGAAAGATAGGTCTTGTTGGTTTCCATTATTTTCTTAGCTTCTTCGTAGTTGCCTTTATCTACTTCTCTCATTGCATTTTCAAGATTTTCATTTGCCTCAAATAGTGTAATTTGTTGATGGATTTTTTCTTGGTTGCTAGCTATGTATAATTTGTTGTTTTCTGTAAATTGTTGTGCTATAGTGATGTTTAAGTTTTCATTTTTAAATGATGTTGCATCATCATAAGCTACTTTTGCTGTAAACGAAATAGGATTGGTTGCGTTGTTTGTAATTTTGTATTTAATCAATATTCCTTTTACTTCTTCTGAAAAAACATCTCTGAAATTCACTTTCAATGTGTTGCCCGTTTTTTCGTATTTGTAACCATATACTTTTTGTATTTCTACATTTGCTGGAATTTGAATTTCTAAAGAAACATTTTGTGCAACTACAGTCATTAAACCTTTCAGTTCTTTTTCAAAAATACTTGGAATTTTATCTGGAGAATCTATGAAATAATAATTTCCTGTACCTTGCTCAGCCATCGATGTCATTAAGTCTTCGTTGTAATCATTGCCAACGCCAAATGTTGAAAGTGAAATGCCATCTTCTTTATTTTTTGTAGATACAATTTTCTGAATTTGGATAGGATCTGTAATGCCTTCGTTAGCTAAACCATCAGATAATAAAAGTACTCTGTTGATGTATCCTTGTTTGAAATTTGATTTTACTTCGGCATATCCTTTTAACATTCCACCAGTAAGGTTGGTAGAGCCTCTGTCTGTAATTGTATTTATTTTATTTTTTATTAATTGTTTATTTTCAACTTTTGTAGCAGCTTGTAATACTTCTACTTCGTCATCATAAATTATTATAGATACAATATCATCTTTTGTTAAGTTATCAATCACAAATTTTGCTGCATCTTTTACATATCTAATTTTATCGCCACTCATAGAGCCACTTCTATCTATTACTAAAGAAATATTTAGTGGTAATCTTTTATTGTTTTCGTTTACAAATTTATCTGCTTTCACTTCAGTATAGAAAAAACCTTCTTTTTGGTCATTCATATAGTAGTCGTTTTGGAATCCTGCGCCTAAGTTTATTTTGCCTTTTTTTGTTTCAGCAAAGTTTTTTCCGTTGTACACTAAACTATCAGATACAGTAGTATTTACCGTAACTTTATTTTGTTCATCATTGTTGTCTGGTGTTTGCCTTGTTGTGCTAGATTTTTTTGCGCTTAATGTAAAAAACATTAATGCTGTTGCGATAATACTTAAGAATAAAAAATTTGATTTCTTCATTGTGATATTTTATGTTCCAATATTGCACATAAAATATTTGTGTAACAAATTAATTAACATCTCTTGAGTTAATATGTGTTATATTTTAATTTTATTAACTGTTTTTTTGAATAACACGTTGAACAAAAGAATAAAA carries:
- a CDS encoding type II toxin-antitoxin system RelE/ParE family toxin — translated: MKVIITEEAEQSLDEIIEYLRIHWNQNVIDKFISNIQLTIQRIQKFPKSFPVSPFIDAQRALVSKQIIMLFKIEGNVLIIYLFWDARQNPQKLNIK
- a CDS encoding DUF1295 domain-containing protein, which encodes MSIDKFVLYWIIFGIILFPVQFFISAPYGRHTNKSFGLLIPNKIGWFFMESWALLTFIIVYAKYFNTNMYSLFFGAVYALHYVNRGIIYPLRTKTDGKKIPLSVSLSAMLFNSVNAALNAYFLGVICKYADNYFLKWNFIVGLVLFVLGIYINNKSDNMLIALRKPGETGYKIPNGFLFKYISCPNLFGEMVEWLGYALMTFNLASLSFFIWTVANLLPRAYHHHKWYLEHFKDYPKERKAVFPFVF
- a CDS encoding VWA domain-containing protein translates to MKKSNFLFLSIIATALMFFTLSAKKSSTTRQTPDNNDEQNKVTVNTTVSDSLVYNGKNFAETKKGKINLGAGFQNDYYMNDQKEGFFYTEVKADKFVNENNKRLPLNISLVIDRSGSMSGDKIRYVKDAAKFVIDNLTKDDIVSIIIYDDEVEVLQAATKVENKQLIKNKINTITDRGSTNLTGGMLKGYAEVKSNFKQGYINRVLLLSDGLANEGITDPIQIQKIVSTKNKEDGISLSTFGVGNDYNEDLMTSMAEQGTGNYYFIDSPDKIPSIFEKELKGLMTVVAQNVSLEIQIPANVEIQKVYGYKYEKTGNTLKVNFRDVFSEEVKGILIKYKITNNATNPISFTAKVAYDDATSFKNENLNITIAQQFTENNKLYIASNQEKIHQQITLFEANENLENAMREVDKGNYEEAKKIMETNKTYLSTKKGLVEKSEELQKLNDVNLNYDSRVKEAESMSVDEIKFMQKSSKSQSYQIKNKK